Proteins encoded by one window of Rutidosis leptorrhynchoides isolate AG116_Rl617_1_P2 chromosome 7, CSIRO_AGI_Rlap_v1, whole genome shotgun sequence:
- the LOC139858789 gene encoding obtusifoliol 14-alpha demethylase-like, whose protein sequence is MELDPKLLNVATLLVATLIAAKIIVTFLIPRSRKRLPPAVKAWPVFGGLIRFLKGPIIMLKQEYPKLGSVFTLNLLNKNITFLIGPEVSAHFFKASESDLSQQEVYQFNVPTFGPGVVFDVDYSVRQEQFRFFTEALRVNKLKAYVDHMVFEAEEYFSKWGESGEVDLKYELERLIILTASRCLLGEEVRNKLFDDVSALFHDLDNGMLPISVIFPYLPIPAHRRRDEARKKLAHIFSTIIKSRKQSGKSENDMLQCFIDSKYKNGRPTTESEVTGLLIAALFAGQHTSSITSTWTGAYLLCNEKYMKLVTEEQKNIMKEHGDKIDHDVLSEMNVLYRCIKEALRLHPPLIMLLRSSHSDFTVTTKEGKDYDIPKGHIIATSPAFANRLPHVFKDPDTYDPDRFSPGREEDKVAGAFSYVSFGGGRHGCLGEPFAYLQIKAIWSHLLRNFELELVSPFPETDWNAMVVGVKGKVMVRYKRKVLT, encoded by the exons ATGGAATTAGACCCAAAATTACTGAATGTAGCAACACTCCTGGTCGCAACACTAATCGCCGCCAAAATCATCGTCACATTTCTAATCCCTAGATCTCGTAAACGTCTCCCGCCGGCCGTCAAAGCATGGCCGGTTTTTGGCGGTTTAATCCGGTTCTTAAAAGGACCAATTATAATGCTGAAACAAGAATACCCAAAACTGGGAAGTGTATTTACACTCAATCTTTTGAATAAAAATATAACCTTTTTGATTGGTCCAGAAGTTTCGGCTCATTTCTTTAAAGCATCTGAATCGGATCTGAGTCAGCAAGAGGTTTATCAGTTTAATGTTCCGACGTTTGGACCGGGCGTTGTGTTCGATGTGGATTATTCAGTCAGACAGGAACAATTTAGGTTTTTTACTGAAGCATTAAGAGTTAATAAACTTAAAGCTTATGTAGATCATATGGTCTTTGAAGCTGAG GAATATTTCTCCAAATGGGGTGAAAGTGGTGAAGTGGATCTAAAATATGAACTTGAAAGGCTTATCATCCTAACTGCAAGCAGATGTTTATTAGGTGAAGAAGTTCGTAACAAACTTTTTGATGACGTGTCAGCTCTTTTTCATGATCTCGATAATGGCATGCTACCGATCAGTGTCATCTTCCCGTACCTCCCGATCCCCGCCCATCGCCGCCGCGACGAAGCCCGCAAGAAACTCGCCCACATCTTCTCAACCATCATAAAATCCCGTAAACAAAGCGGCAAATCAGAAAACGACATGTTGCAGTGCTTTATCGATTCCAAATACAAAAATGGCCGCCCCACTACTGAATCAGAGGTGACCGGACTTCTCATTGCCGCCCTGTTCGCTGGCCAACACACTAGCTCGATTACGTCAACGTGGACCGGAGCGTACCTACTTTGCAACGAGAAATACATGAAGTTGGTAACCGAGGAGCAAAAGAACATCATGAAAGAACATGGGGACAAGATCGATCATGATGTTTTGTCCGAAATGAATGTGTTGTACAGATGTATAAAAGAAGCTTTACGACTTCACCCACCGCTAATCATGTTGTTACGAAGCTCACATAGTGATTTCACAGTGACTACAAAAGAAGGGAAGGATTACGACATTCCTAAAGGCCACATCATCGCCACGTCACCAGCATTTGCCAACCGACTGCCACATGTGTTTAAGGATCCCGACACGTATGATCCTGATAGATTTAGTCCGGGTAGAGAAGAAGACAAGGTGGCAGGTGCGTTTTCGTATGTTTCTTTTGGTGGTGGTAGACACGGTTGTTTAGGTGAACCATTTGCGTATTTGCAAATTAAAGCTATTTGGAGTCATTTGTTGAGAAACTTTGAGTTGGAACTGGTTTCTCCGTTTCCAGAGACGGATTGGAATGCGATGGTGGTTGGTGTTAAAGGGAAGGTTATGGTGCGTTACAAGCGAAAAGTACTAACCTAA